A part of Leptospira wolffii serovar Khorat str. Khorat-H2 genomic DNA contains:
- a CDS encoding methyl-accepting chemotaxis protein — protein MSVKAKLTAGFATVVVLLVFVAGFAIYRLNSFNAVVTKAVNVSAKKSTMLVAMRTAMLKVTRAEKNTILSTEEQDMKKYISETEVNLAIISQLGTEVYPLLQDAGKRNMEDFRLVEKDYRATLKKVLDLAFVNKNVEARQISQIQLRAYLDKMDNFLDQMIERAQKELDDANKSTDELYAETTFLMIVIPIFSALIAIASAVWITVSVNKALTTALDVVGSVSSAAAQVSATAFSLSQSSNEQAASLEETTAAVEEMSSTIEQNSHNAKETNGMAESSAKDANKGRKSVLETLNAMKKISGKINIIEEIAYQTNLLALNAAIEAARAGKHGKGFAVVADEVRKLAERSQVAAQEINGLSKDSVERAEDAGKLIEEIVPSIENTAKLIQEIAVSSSEQARGITQINTAMVQLDQATQENAAASEELASTAKELNEQAETLLKVMGTLIKIRQDVLTASQTKAKKKAKESGTGQSSATVSHFQPHHFDLKKAASHFGQTKREPNRFANGKSDFQAPIDEEDEAAVNHDLSNGTGEGSGEIKV, from the coding sequence ATGAGTGTTAAAGCCAAACTTACCGCCGGGTTTGCGACGGTCGTCGTCCTACTGGTATTCGTGGCAGGGTTCGCCATCTATAGATTGAACAGCTTCAACGCTGTCGTAACAAAAGCGGTAAACGTGTCGGCCAAAAAATCCACGATGCTCGTAGCCATGCGAACCGCCATGCTTAAGGTCACTCGGGCGGAAAAAAACACGATCCTGTCTACGGAAGAGCAGGATATGAAAAAGTACATTTCCGAAACCGAAGTCAATCTAGCCATCATAAGCCAACTCGGAACCGAAGTTTACCCTCTTTTGCAAGACGCGGGCAAAAGAAATATGGAAGACTTTCGACTCGTGGAAAAAGATTATCGGGCCACCTTGAAAAAGGTATTGGACTTAGCGTTCGTAAATAAGAACGTAGAGGCAAGACAAATCTCCCAAATTCAATTGCGCGCCTATCTGGACAAGATGGATAATTTCTTGGATCAGATGATCGAACGGGCCCAGAAAGAATTGGACGATGCGAATAAGAGTACGGACGAACTATACGCCGAAACCACATTCTTGATGATCGTTATTCCGATCTTCTCCGCGCTTATAGCGATCGCAAGCGCGGTTTGGATCACCGTTTCCGTCAATAAGGCATTAACCACCGCACTCGACGTAGTCGGATCGGTGTCATCCGCAGCGGCACAAGTGTCCGCCACCGCATTCTCCTTAAGCCAATCCTCGAACGAACAGGCTGCGAGTCTGGAGGAAACGACCGCCGCAGTGGAGGAAATGTCTTCCACCATCGAGCAAAACTCGCATAACGCAAAAGAAACGAACGGTATGGCGGAATCTTCCGCAAAAGATGCCAACAAGGGCAGAAAGTCGGTTCTGGAAACCTTGAACGCAATGAAGAAAATCTCCGGCAAGATCAATATCATAGAGGAGATCGCCTACCAAACCAACCTGCTCGCCTTGAACGCCGCAATAGAGGCGGCCAGAGCCGGTAAACACGGAAAAGGATTCGCGGTTGTCGCGGACGAAGTCCGAAAACTCGCGGAAAGAAGCCAGGTAGCGGCGCAAGAAATCAACGGTTTATCCAAAGATTCCGTGGAACGTGCGGAAGATGCGGGAAAATTGATCGAAGAAATCGTTCCGAGCATCGAAAACACCGCAAAGTTGATACAAGAGATCGCGGTGTCTTCCAGCGAGCAGGCACGAGGAATCACTCAAATCAATACCGCTATGGTTCAGTTGGATCAAGCGACACAGGAGAATGCCGCCGCTTCCGAGGAACTCGCATCCACCGCGAAAGAATTGAACGAGCAAGCCGAGACTCTCCTTAAAGTGATGGGAACGTTGATCAAGATCCGTCAGGACGTTCTTACGGCTTCCCAGACAAAGGCCAAAAAGAAGGCTAAGGAAAGCGGGACCGGACAAAGCAGTGCTACGGTCTCCCATTTCCAACCGCATCATTTCGATCTTAAGAAAGCGGCTTCTCATTTCGGGCAGACCAAGCGGGAACCGAATCGTTTCGCCAACGGTAAATCCGATTTTCAAGCTCCGATAGACGAAGAGGACGAAGCTGCGGTAAATCACGACTTAAGCAACGGCACCGGAGAAGGTTCCGGAGAAATTAAAGTCTGA
- a CDS encoding sensor histidine kinase, translating to MSSLLLNLSSAAALVTKDGIIIEGNDPFWNLIGTSIGQEIRYVDWVHSADLEHELKLLEKDSSLSHYEMVKRLKNEEGQYVAFHSVTSKTNSGDSLHLFFPLDGPVSHEPSQASIYRTGESVKDAEIAIYRRAIEIFDWKQSLKDRYSSSAWMDSAIKQINITLMQGTGIGSLMSVLSMILSKAKRRSEDGVVEIRENLFDLLEDGVSSASRFTRFLSSAQALFEENDVVEEVGTVAEFVDTIREVIDEVESSVSIKRQRILVSDNIHILSNRLKFRKTWIYKIAKEILINALKYSPDDSNILILILRIGDELQFKVINDPPFSGYVQEFHEDLVFEPFYRGVKFMDERYTQEEFGMGLGLPVVKKLVELQGGKVHLQTMNLNLDENRKEGICLTMRFPVVR from the coding sequence TTGAGTTCCTTACTATTAAATTTGTCCTCGGCTGCGGCTCTCGTTACAAAAGACGGAATCATTATCGAGGGAAATGACCCCTTCTGGAATCTTATAGGTACAAGTATCGGGCAGGAGATCCGTTATGTCGATTGGGTCCATTCCGCCGATCTGGAACACGAATTAAAGCTGTTAGAAAAGGATTCTAGCTTATCCCATTATGAAATGGTAAAGCGCCTCAAGAATGAGGAAGGCCAGTATGTCGCCTTTCACTCCGTGACTTCAAAGACAAATAGCGGCGATTCTTTGCATTTATTCTTTCCCTTGGACGGACCGGTCTCCCATGAGCCGAGTCAAGCTTCCATATATAGGACCGGAGAGAGCGTAAAAGACGCGGAGATCGCTATTTATCGCAGAGCGATCGAGATTTTCGATTGGAAGCAATCTCTCAAGGATCGCTATTCTTCGTCTGCTTGGATGGATTCCGCGATCAAGCAGATCAATATCACTCTCATGCAAGGTACAGGAATCGGGAGCCTGATGAGCGTTCTATCCATGATATTATCCAAGGCAAAACGCAGATCGGAAGACGGTGTAGTGGAGATCCGGGAAAATCTTTTCGATCTTTTGGAAGACGGAGTATCCAGCGCGTCCAGATTCACTCGCTTTCTCTCCTCTGCACAAGCGCTTTTCGAGGAAAACGACGTGGTAGAGGAAGTCGGAACAGTGGCGGAATTCGTGGATACGATCCGCGAAGTCATAGACGAAGTGGAATCCTCCGTATCGATCAAGAGGCAGAGAATATTGGTTTCTGATAATATTCATATCTTGTCTAACCGTTTAAAATTTAGGAAGACCTGGATTTATAAGATAGCGAAGGAAATTCTAATCAACGCTCTGAAATATTCTCCCGACGATTCTAATATTCTAATATTGATTCTTAGGATAGGGGACGAACTACAGTTTAAGGTGATTAACGATCCTCCTTTTTCGGGCTATGTGCAGGAATTTCACGAAGACCTGGTCTTCGAACCTTTCTATAGAGGGGTAAAGTTCATGGACGAGCGTTACACCCAGGAAGAGTTCGGAATGGGCCTCGGTTTGCCGGTGGTGAAAAAACTGGTCGAATTGCAGGGCGGTAAGGTCCATTTACAGACGATGAACCTGAATCTGGACGAAAACCGAAAAGAAGGCATCTGTCTTACGATGCGTTTCCCAGTAGTTCGGTAA
- the cheB gene encoding chemotaxis-specific protein-glutamate methyltransferase CheB has protein sequence MIRVYVIDDNRIVREIIVDQLTGDPRFEVVGSNTATVAMSEIPKVRPDVITLDVEMPDISGIEFLQWLMPKYPTPVIMLSSFTEVGAKITLDSLQAGALDFVRKADGTENDFLRMVFELKNKIRACSKTDVTRVIERKKSLSKERSRERIQNTDIRLILIGASTGGTQAIEFILRNLPGDLPPIMIVQHMPEYFTSMFAERLDSVSPLKVLEAENGQELRKGTVFIARGDYHLELIDYPGYKIRVQKTDKVTGHRPSVDMLFHSVAKTALSQYTAAFLLTGMGKDGAKGLKALSENGAYTFGQDEASSVVYGMPREAYEIGAVREQIPLGAIPDRIAELCYKSADSNN, from the coding sequence ATGATCCGAGTATACGTCATCGACGACAACCGAATCGTCAGGGAGATCATAGTCGACCAATTGACCGGCGATCCCAGATTCGAGGTAGTGGGTTCCAATACCGCTACGGTCGCAATGTCCGAAATTCCCAAAGTAAGACCGGACGTTATCACCTTGGACGTGGAAATGCCGGATATCAGCGGGATAGAGTTCCTACAATGGTTGATGCCTAAGTATCCCACTCCGGTCATCATGCTAAGTTCCTTCACGGAAGTAGGCGCTAAAATCACTTTAGATTCCCTGCAAGCGGGAGCATTAGACTTCGTAAGAAAAGCAGACGGGACCGAGAACGACTTTCTAAGAATGGTATTCGAATTAAAGAATAAGATTCGTGCCTGCTCGAAGACCGACGTTACCCGAGTCATAGAAAGAAAAAAGTCCTTATCCAAAGAAAGAAGCAGAGAACGAATCCAAAATACGGATATCAGGCTCATTCTAATCGGAGCGTCCACGGGTGGAACCCAGGCGATAGAGTTCATTCTTAGAAATTTACCGGGAGATCTACCTCCGATCATGATCGTCCAACATATGCCCGAATATTTCACATCCATGTTTGCGGAAAGATTGGATTCCGTTTCTCCCTTAAAAGTCTTAGAGGCGGAGAATGGACAAGAATTAAGAAAGGGCACCGTATTTATCGCGAGAGGAGATTATCATCTCGAATTGATCGATTATCCGGGATATAAGATCAGAGTGCAAAAAACGGATAAGGTAACCGGGCATCGTCCTTCCGTAGATATGCTGTTCCATTCCGTAGCCAAGACAGCACTGTCTCAGTATACGGCCGCATTCTTACTGACCGGTATGGGGAAAGACGGAGCCAAAGGCTTAAAGGCCCTATCCGAAAACGGAGCCTACACTTTCGGCCAAGACGAAGCTTCTTCCGTGGTATACGGGATGCCCAGAGAAGCATATGAAATCGGAGCGGTGAGGGAACAAATCCCCTTGGGTGCGATCCCCGATAGGATCGCGGAGCTTTGCTACAAATCGGCAGACAGTAATAATTAA
- a CDS encoding chemotaxis protein CheA produces the protein MDREDLLSEFVSEARDLIDSAETALLSLEEEIETTGVGNPETINKAFRFFHTLKGSSGLLKLDTVVKVTHIGETLLDILRNRDRVTEFPFSDELMETLDLLRKIFDHVEEENNDSGFEKETEVVHASLKKQLDLITQSSSKSEVKAEKSDAFGFFDENTSTEKKEAFGFFENEAGTEPAQLRTESETSNVGDTTASSKPEEFSLAERKKDIRITTDKLDQLMDFMGELVIAESNVVHHPDLEGLRLEGFRSAARHLHKIVRDIQEVTLSMRMVPLSSTFQKMNRLVRDLQKRSQKQVELKIAGEETEVDKSVVEVLQDPIIHLLRNSIDHGLEAPEERREVGKKEKGVIRLQARQSANEVWILVSDDGKGLDREKILQKAREKGIVRGSGEEMSDKEVFQLIFTPGFSTADKITDISGRGVGMDIVFQNIRKLNGKVDIRSKKGEGTTFVLRIPLTLGIIEGTVFEVGGTYLTIPTIDINSLVSLKDQHRIYPYKDQEILDLRGTYIPVIRINDLLGLREKLEYKNPNPVLIILESDDRFIGVLVDQVLGNQNIVIKPLTNSIQKAQGVNGFTILGNGRVSLIIDTKFLFEKFHRISYNTQNENGGVLEKTT, from the coding sequence ATGGATCGAGAGGACTTACTTTCAGAATTCGTATCCGAAGCCAGGGATTTAATCGATTCTGCGGAAACGGCGCTACTCTCTCTCGAAGAGGAAATCGAGACGACTGGTGTCGGAAATCCGGAGACGATCAATAAAGCGTTCCGATTCTTTCACACCCTGAAGGGATCGTCCGGATTATTGAAACTGGACACGGTAGTCAAGGTCACCCATATAGGCGAGACCCTTCTTGATATATTAAGAAACCGAGATAGAGTAACCGAGTTCCCTTTTAGCGACGAACTCATGGAGACTTTGGATCTGCTTCGAAAGATTTTCGATCATGTTGAAGAGGAAAACAACGATTCGGGTTTCGAAAAGGAAACCGAAGTCGTCCACGCTTCCCTAAAAAAACAATTGGACCTGATCACTCAATCTTCCTCTAAAAGCGAAGTGAAAGCCGAGAAATCGGACGCATTCGGATTTTTCGACGAGAACACTTCGACGGAAAAGAAGGAAGCCTTCGGATTCTTCGAAAACGAAGCAGGAACGGAGCCGGCACAACTTCGCACCGAAAGTGAAACCTCAAACGTAGGAGATACTACCGCTTCTTCCAAGCCGGAAGAATTCTCCTTAGCGGAACGCAAGAAAGACATTCGTATCACGACCGACAAGCTAGACCAACTCATGGATTTCATGGGAGAATTGGTCATCGCGGAATCCAATGTAGTGCACCATCCGGATCTGGAGGGCCTGCGACTGGAAGGATTCCGATCCGCGGCTAGGCATTTGCACAAAATCGTGAGAGACATTCAGGAAGTTACCTTATCCATGAGAATGGTCCCTCTCTCTTCCACCTTCCAAAAGATGAATCGTCTCGTTCGGGATCTACAGAAGCGTTCGCAAAAACAAGTCGAGCTGAAGATCGCCGGAGAAGAAACCGAAGTGGATAAATCCGTCGTCGAAGTCCTCCAGGATCCCATCATCCATCTTTTAAGAAATTCCATCGATCACGGCCTGGAAGCTCCGGAAGAACGAAGGGAAGTCGGGAAAAAAGAGAAAGGAGTCATCCGACTACAAGCAAGACAATCCGCTAACGAAGTATGGATTCTGGTCAGCGACGACGGGAAAGGGTTGGATAGGGAGAAAATCCTCCAAAAAGCGAGAGAGAAGGGAATCGTTCGCGGTTCCGGAGAGGAAATGAGCGATAAGGAAGTATTCCAACTCATATTTACTCCCGGTTTTTCCACTGCGGACAAGATCACCGACATCTCCGGCCGGGGAGTCGGCATGGATATCGTTTTTCAGAATATCCGCAAATTGAACGGAAAAGTGGATATACGATCCAAAAAAGGAGAAGGAACCACTTTCGTATTAAGAATACCGCTTACGTTAGGAATCATAGAAGGAACCGTATTCGAAGTAGGAGGAACTTATCTGACGATTCCTACAATAGATATAAACTCTTTAGTCAGTCTTAAGGACCAACACAGAATTTATCCTTATAAGGATCAGGAAATTCTGGATTTGAGGGGAACATATATCCCGGTAATCCGGATCAATGATCTGCTCGGACTCAGGGAAAAATTGGAGTACAAGAATCCGAATCCAGTTCTGATCATTTTGGAAAGCGACGATAGATTCATCGGAGTCCTGGTGGATCAGGTATTAGGAAATCAAAATATAGTCATAAAACCTCTAACCAACTCCATCCAAAAGGCGCAAGGAGTCAACGGGTTCACCATCCTTGGCAACGGAAGGGTCAGCTTAATCATCGACACTAAATTCCTTTTCGAGAAATTTCACCGAATCTCCTACAATACCCAAAATGAGAACGGTGGAGTTTTGGAAAAGACCACTTAG
- a CDS encoding chemotaxis protein CheD, giving the protein MESKTIDSKTRKLSSQFVNVGEFKFSESPVQFRTLLGSCVSVCLYDPFNQFGGMNHILLPGRAEKEGGILSARFGINAMELLINEFVKRGTPRSRLQAKIVGGGQTLNLGVQNSPIGDRNVEFVKDFLKSESISLCGLETGGPYYRNLRFMTGTFEAFVKRVQVNLQKSFIERQEVEYLRQVQADLGKKNRPIYF; this is encoded by the coding sequence TTGGAATCCAAAACAATAGACTCAAAAACTAGAAAGCTCTCCAGTCAGTTTGTGAACGTAGGAGAATTCAAGTTTTCCGAATCCCCGGTTCAGTTTAGGACGCTTTTAGGATCCTGCGTGTCCGTTTGTCTCTACGATCCCTTCAATCAGTTCGGAGGTATGAATCATATTCTTCTTCCGGGAAGAGCGGAGAAGGAAGGTGGCATTTTGTCCGCGAGATTCGGCATTAACGCTATGGAATTGTTGATCAACGAATTCGTGAAGAGGGGAACTCCTAGAAGTCGACTCCAAGCCAAGATTGTGGGAGGCGGTCAGACTCTAAATTTGGGAGTTCAAAATTCTCCGATCGGAGATAGAAACGTGGAATTCGTAAAAGATTTTTTGAAATCCGAATCTATTTCCCTGTGCGGACTGGAAACCGGAGGGCCTTATTATCGAAATCTTCGGTTTATGACCGGAACCTTCGAGGCTTTCGTTAAGAGGGTCCAGGTAAATTTGCAGAAAAGTTTTATCGAGCGGCAGGAGGTCGAATATCTGCGCCAGGTACAGGCCGATCTGGGCAAAAAAAACCGTCCTATTTACTTTTGA
- a CDS encoding LIC_13029 family protein, which yields MGEIQSKHAGSSELLEASDLKTLKDKKTSREISVLLYRVLFRSEEVRSGALKVVKETFIRTHSNHPEQFPILDRGKFVRDMISVFKTSTVLTPEKLESFFTGIHAAFQSEIRYLLGKSTQFTFDIMFQVIESILQEMSHPEDQRTVDVKDREIILKHFRAYNDLSKFFNKMGTSKAVIDKKDEIITEISIAHKEITIVSIENMFRNILAQILLSRKYNCGTLIDKWSAEYGFGPEQAQSMRNYIQQTATLTDFRTQYANALRVIGTENEMDLMFLRTLSNYYASWVTQVSEQIPA from the coding sequence ATGGGAGAAATCCAGAGCAAGCACGCGGGGAGTAGCGAATTACTCGAAGCCTCCGATCTTAAAACCCTTAAAGACAAAAAGACCTCCCGAGAAATCTCCGTCCTACTCTATCGAGTCCTATTCCGAAGCGAAGAAGTCCGCAGCGGAGCCCTAAAAGTAGTTAAAGAAACCTTTATCCGGACACATTCCAATCATCCGGAGCAATTCCCCATTTTGGATAGGGGAAAATTTGTGAGAGACATGATCTCCGTTTTCAAGACTTCCACGGTTCTCACTCCGGAGAAACTCGAATCATTCTTCACCGGAATACATGCCGCCTTCCAAAGCGAGATTCGCTATCTTTTGGGCAAATCCACCCAATTTACTTTCGATATCATGTTTCAAGTGATAGAATCCATCCTTCAAGAGATGAGTCATCCCGAGGACCAAAGAACGGTCGATGTCAAGGACAGGGAGATTATTCTAAAGCACTTCCGAGCCTATAACGACCTATCCAAATTCTTCAATAAGATGGGAACTTCAAAGGCCGTCATCGACAAGAAGGACGAGATCATCACCGAGATTTCCATCGCACACAAGGAAATCACCATCGTATCGATCGAGAATATGTTCCGGAATATTCTGGCGCAGATACTTCTTTCCCGTAAGTACAATTGCGGAACCCTGATCGACAAATGGTCGGCAGAATACGGTTTCGGTCCCGAACAGGCCCAATCCATGCGGAATTATATCCAACAAACGGCCACTCTCACCGATTTTAGGACCCAATACGCAAACGCGCTTCGGGTCATCGGAACGGAAAACGAAATGGATCTGATGTTCCTTAGGACTCTTTCCAACTATTACGCTTCCTGGGTGACCCAGGTCTCGGAACAAATTCCGGCATAG
- a CDS encoding DUF2804 domain-containing protein: MQKIIGPDNQVRYGVWDGPIDFNYRDFSLLDFFGKEIKGLKKRFAFHSFNYLGIMMEDCLVGIAAVSLGYAYNVFCYLYKYDEGKVFEFDEKGPDLGLALKFPANPDEYEILFKKGSSFLEIRKSHSEGKLSLNADFGKKLQISGDFPYSLASHNPLRVLNPSEPTRWTFTEKCSPLVPDRISVKYANRELARDPYRTTMVYDWSAGYLRRETNWYWAAFSSVLPEGGKIGANFAALVNESFFPENAYWIDSKRQRVSRCIFDFSQKDPYKPWRLWDEEGRLRLEFEPKGERKEKMNLIWTKLYFRQFVGKFSGSLRPESGKEVQFKDVWGFTEFHRSLW, from the coding sequence ATGCAAAAGATCATCGGACCGGATAACCAAGTACGTTACGGAGTTTGGGACGGACCGATCGATTTCAACTATCGGGATTTTTCTCTCTTGGATTTCTTCGGAAAGGAGATCAAAGGGCTTAAAAAAAGGTTCGCATTCCATTCTTTTAACTATCTCGGAATCATGATGGAGGACTGTCTTGTCGGGATTGCCGCAGTCAGTCTCGGTTACGCATATAACGTATTTTGTTATCTGTACAAGTATGACGAAGGCAAGGTCTTCGAATTCGACGAGAAGGGACCGGACTTAGGACTTGCCCTTAAATTTCCCGCCAATCCGGACGAATACGAGATCCTTTTTAAAAAAGGGTCCTCCTTCTTGGAAATACGAAAGTCCCACTCCGAGGGAAAACTTTCCTTAAATGCGGATTTCGGTAAGAAGTTACAGATTTCGGGCGATTTTCCGTATTCTCTCGCTTCTCATAATCCTCTTAGGGTATTGAATCCTTCGGAGCCGACTCGCTGGACCTTTACGGAGAAATGTTCTCCTCTCGTGCCCGACCGTATTTCGGTAAAATACGCGAATCGTGAACTGGCAAGGGATCCTTATCGTACGACGATGGTCTACGATTGGTCGGCCGGTTATCTCAGAAGGGAGACGAATTGGTACTGGGCCGCATTTTCTTCCGTATTGCCGGAAGGAGGAAAAATCGGCGCGAATTTCGCGGCCTTAGTAAACGAGAGCTTCTTCCCGGAAAACGCATATTGGATAGATTCCAAACGGCAAAGAGTAAGCAGATGTATATTCGATTTTTCTCAAAAAGATCCTTATAAACCTTGGAGACTCTGGGACGAAGAGGGAAGGCTTCGATTGGAATTCGAGCCTAAAGGAGAACGAAAGGAAAAGATGAATTTAATCTGGACCAAGCTGTATTTCCGGCAATTCGTCGGTAAGTTCTCGGGTAGTCTCCGACCAGAATCCGGAAAAGAAGTACAATTCAAGGATGTATGGGGGTTCACGGAATTCCATAGATCCCTTTGGTGA
- a CDS encoding chemotaxis protein CheW encodes MSENELDLLLEEDESEDEDTLENKYLVFSLSDREYGIEIKYIIEIIGMQPITEVPDMPAFIKGVINLRGKVVPLIDVRLRFHMDEIPYTEKTCVIILNIEGENLGLIVDTVREVVAIPVENTEPAPKMGDGEANRFIALFGKVSDSVKILLDVRKLLRYDELEVIHGKIGIS; translated from the coding sequence ATGTCCGAAAACGAATTAGATCTGCTCTTAGAGGAAGACGAATCCGAAGACGAGGATACTCTTGAAAACAAATATCTCGTGTTCTCCCTATCCGATCGGGAATATGGAATCGAAATCAAATATATAATCGAAATCATCGGCATGCAGCCGATCACCGAAGTCCCGGACATGCCGGCGTTCATCAAAGGCGTCATCAACCTAAGGGGAAAGGTCGTCCCGTTGATAGACGTTCGACTTAGATTTCATATGGATGAAATCCCTTATACCGAAAAGACCTGCGTCATTATTCTAAACATAGAAGGCGAAAACCTAGGCCTCATCGTGGATACCGTTCGCGAAGTAGTGGCCATTCCCGTCGAAAACACCGAACCCGCCCCGAAAATGGGAGACGGCGAAGCGAACCGTTTCATCGCGCTCTTCGGCAAGGTGTCCGATTCCGTCAAAATTCTCCTGGATGTCAGAAAGCTATTACGCTACGACGAGCTGGAAGTGATCCACGGAAAAATCGGTATCAGTTAA
- a CDS encoding response regulator, translating into MAKILCVDDAPTVLKLLEFTLSEEGHTVTKASSPDEAVVKIEAEGPFDIGIFDVNMPGRTGIELTKEVLQSEKGKGMKILILTTESSDSMKNQGKEAGAKGWMIKPFNDEDLIAAVKHLAGG; encoded by the coding sequence ATGGCAAAGATCCTCTGCGTCGACGACGCTCCGACCGTTTTAAAACTACTCGAATTCACGCTCTCCGAAGAAGGACATACCGTCACTAAAGCGTCCAGCCCGGACGAGGCGGTCGTAAAAATCGAAGCGGAAGGTCCTTTCGACATCGGAATCTTCGACGTGAACATGCCCGGTAGAACCGGAATAGAACTCACGAAAGAAGTATTGCAATCGGAAAAAGGAAAGGGTATGAAGATTCTCATTCTAACCACGGAATCCAGCGACTCCATGAAAAATCAAGGGAAGGAAGCCGGGGCAAAAGGATGGATGATCAAACCGTTCAACGACGAGGACCTGATCGCTGCGGTGAAACACCTAGCGGGAGGTTAA
- a CDS encoding acyltransferase family protein, with protein sequence MKHEHSISARILSVDLLRGLTVAGMILVNNPGSWSHMYPPLKHAKWDGCTPTDLVFPFFLLAVGAAIPFSVKNGLSEFPKILKRSVLLILLGLFLNFFGEWSIGELRIPGVLQRIGFTYFFGALVFSRENRVFRGALFLSLIVAYWWLLGFVPPPGTELPNMTEGKDWGAWLDRFVFGEKHLWRFGKVWDPEGLLTSVSAIGSVFLGTFFGEILQTRMEKGESRIKIGFVFVLAAGILFLVGGIWNLSFPVNKSLWTSSYTLWTGGYAAAVLSLFLILETKPNSVLESVKRAFLPFGRNALLVFFASGIYARSLNIIQISTREGKETSLKNHIYLQYYKSWIDSPELASFCYSVTVLLVWYLILFVLDKKRIYWRI encoded by the coding sequence TTGAAACACGAACATTCGATTTCGGCGAGAATTCTTTCCGTAGACTTATTGCGGGGATTAACCGTTGCCGGTATGATCCTAGTGAATAACCCCGGCTCTTGGTCTCATATGTACCCGCCTTTGAAACATGCGAAATGGGACGGATGCACTCCGACGGATCTGGTATTTCCGTTCTTCCTATTGGCTGTGGGTGCGGCTATTCCTTTCTCCGTTAAGAATGGATTATCGGAATTTCCTAAAATACTAAAGCGTTCCGTTTTGCTGATCCTTCTCGGACTTTTCCTGAATTTCTTCGGAGAATGGAGCATCGGAGAACTCAGAATACCGGGCGTTCTTCAGAGAATCGGTTTTACGTATTTCTTTGGAGCTCTAGTTTTCTCGAGGGAGAATCGAGTATTTCGAGGGGCTTTATTCCTTTCTCTCATCGTCGCATATTGGTGGCTCTTGGGGTTTGTCCCGCCTCCGGGAACCGAGCTGCCCAACATGACGGAAGGAAAGGATTGGGGAGCCTGGCTGGACCGTTTCGTCTTCGGCGAAAAACATCTTTGGCGATTCGGAAAAGTTTGGGATCCGGAAGGTTTATTGACTTCCGTCAGTGCTATCGGTTCGGTTTTCCTCGGAACTTTTTTCGGAGAGATTCTGCAAACAAGAATGGAGAAGGGAGAATCCCGTATTAAGATCGGATTCGTTTTTGTGTTAGCTGCGGGGATTCTATTTCTTGTAGGAGGAATTTGGAACCTATCGTTTCCGGTTAATAAAAGCCTTTGGACGAGTTCCTACACTCTTTGGACGGGCGGATATGCCGCCGCAGTTCTTTCTCTTTTTTTAATATTAGAGACGAAGCCGAATTCGGTGTTGGAATCGGTCAAGAGAGCGTTTTTGCCTTTCGGTCGGAACGCTTTATTGGTATTCTTTGCTTCCGGAATATACGCACGTAGTCTGAATATTATACAGATATCGACGCGGGAAGGAAAGGAGACTAGCCTTAAGAATCATATCTATCTTCAGTATTATAAAAGCTGGATTGATTCTCCGGAACTGGCTTCCTTTTGTTATTCGGTCACGGTTCTGCTTGTTTGGTATTTAATCCTTTTTGTATTGGATAAAAAAAGAATCTATTGGAGAATCTGA